One Herbaspirillum rubrisubalbicans genomic window carries:
- a CDS encoding LLM class flavin-dependent oxidoreductase, whose protein sequence is MPDRQQRYGVFLNVENPHGNARDALLQTVDHAIVAEALGYHDVWVAEHHYSSFAIGSALMVLLAQIAARTSRIRLGTGASLLALNDPLRVAEDVATLDLLSNGRMEFGVARGGPFPEQYRHAGLSGADQARARMIEALDVIQRAWQGVPFSTEGRFFHYDRVQLQPQPLQCPIPVWLASMSEDSLDLAARQDYGLMVTPSADLEQVVTRVAAQRAQRGQFPFAIARFFHCEPEAHKALAHGLAGVRAYPRMMQVQFAPGGTPPMFQTDASDQVILVNAIIGDPAQCVARIGQLQKQLGPHRLLLKPASHDPQQARAALSLLAGALGLQPSART, encoded by the coding sequence ATGCCGGATCGCCAGCAACGCTACGGTGTCTTCCTCAACGTCGAAAATCCCCACGGCAATGCGCGCGATGCGCTGTTGCAGACCGTCGATCATGCCATCGTGGCAGAGGCCCTGGGCTATCACGATGTCTGGGTCGCCGAGCACCATTACAGCAGCTTTGCCATCGGCAGCGCCTTGATGGTGCTGCTGGCCCAGATCGCCGCACGCACTTCGCGCATCCGCCTCGGTACGGGCGCTTCGTTGCTGGCGCTCAATGATCCCTTGCGGGTTGCCGAGGACGTCGCCACGCTGGACCTGCTCAGCAACGGCCGGATGGAATTCGGCGTGGCACGCGGCGGCCCGTTTCCCGAGCAATATCGTCACGCCGGATTGAGCGGTGCCGATCAGGCGCGCGCACGCATGATTGAAGCGCTGGACGTCATCCAGCGCGCATGGCAAGGCGTGCCATTCAGTACCGAGGGACGATTTTTTCACTACGACAGAGTGCAGTTGCAACCGCAGCCGCTGCAATGTCCCATCCCGGTATGGCTGGCCAGCATGAGCGAAGATTCGCTTGATCTGGCCGCACGCCAGGATTACGGATTGATGGTCACACCCTCCGCCGATCTTGAGCAGGTGGTCACGCGGGTGGCAGCACAGCGTGCGCAGCGCGGTCAATTCCCGTTTGCCATCGCCCGCTTTTTCCATTGCGAACCCGAGGCGCACAAGGCTCTTGCCCACGGTCTGGCAGGTGTGCGTGCGTATCCGCGCATGATGCAAGTGCAATTCGCGCCCGGTGGCACCCCGCCCATGTTCCAGACCGATGCCTCCGATCAGGTCATCCTGGTCAATGCCATCATCGGCGACCCGGCGCAATGCGTGGCACGAATTGGCCAGCTGCAAAAACAACTGGGGCCGCATCGCCTGCTGCTCAAGCCTGCCAGCCATGATCCCCAGCAAGCGCGCGCAGCCCTGAGCTTGCTGGCGGGCGCGCTGGGACTGCAGCCATCGGCAAGGACATGA
- a CDS encoding TOBE domain-containing protein yields MSTLPATDTTLLSSELKLVQRLDQRFFALLDAIAQTGSINRAASTAGYSYKGAWMLLESAGNLVNGALIETVTGGKGGGGTRLTPAAVELLAVWRELQRRNLEFLHRQETWLNQLPALAGLLRRMSMKTSARNQFAGVISAIDTGPVTTQVTVTIAGAQEIVATMTTTAANRLKIKIGGNAIALIKSSAVVLVTDFAGFALSARNQFEGTVSRVERGTVSSLVVLTLPGGACMTASLTNDAIDALSLTVGQGATAVFKAYAVMVAVQQD; encoded by the coding sequence ATGAGTACCTTGCCTGCCACCGATACCACCTTGTTGAGCAGCGAACTGAAACTGGTGCAGCGCCTGGACCAGCGCTTCTTTGCCCTGCTCGACGCCATCGCGCAAACCGGCTCGATCAATCGCGCGGCCAGTACGGCGGGCTACAGCTACAAGGGCGCATGGATGCTGCTGGAGTCAGCTGGCAACCTGGTCAATGGCGCATTGATCGAAACCGTCACCGGCGGCAAAGGCGGCGGCGGCACCCGGCTCACTCCCGCTGCGGTGGAACTGCTGGCCGTGTGGCGCGAACTGCAACGGCGCAATCTCGAATTCCTGCATCGGCAGGAGACATGGCTTAATCAACTGCCAGCCTTGGCTGGCCTGCTCAGGAGAATGTCAATGAAAACCAGCGCACGTAATCAATTCGCCGGCGTCATCAGTGCGATCGATACCGGCCCTGTCACTACCCAAGTCACCGTCACCATCGCCGGCGCGCAAGAGATCGTGGCCACCATGACTACGACCGCCGCCAACCGGCTCAAGATCAAGATCGGCGGCAATGCGATTGCACTGATCAAGTCGTCGGCGGTGGTGCTGGTCACCGATTTTGCCGGCTTTGCCCTCTCGGCACGCAATCAGTTCGAAGGCACGGTCTCACGCGTGGAGCGTGGCACGGTATCGTCGCTGGTGGTGTTGACCTTGCCTGGTGGCGCCTGTATGACCGCCAGTCTGACCAATGACGCCATCGATGCGCTATCGCTGACCGTGGGCCAGGGCGCCACCGCTGTTTTCAAGGCGTATGCAGTGATGGTGGCCGTTCAGCAAGATTGA
- the xopF2 gene encoding type III secretion system effector XopF2, translating into MRIPIAAGHDSVNLQAADEIEEVKSSPSASPSSLPVTELLPVAPSRVPQVGESSTSKRLRDEIAPENTGASENRVSEISIDISEQTLVQVALDNIPWSSRAAEDQPYHEKQRQLEQVFVDWAAQLVKARQQAFGPAYVFGVDMRAPVKEALLPALYDGVRQFIFAAARGPIRNATVTIVGPRKNEAGQNIGELNNEFSATMAGGAVGGVSAYLTEAWLLQAMDRRAHLSNLAKLEPVDMHLLAPDPGPVQLRLVNGTKEYWCPASDQYGGHAEMGKDDTDPSLPHDTDPTLTMLKDQAAELRASWVRWQGNIEGKGMLSWFRPGLSGAFNTARRTLSTAQLLKSPLPLFGTSVLATSAGGVANFTIGMSKAMPWMSQVQSDNLIGGTQTLNLFKLTIPQPNRPAVSWRDAASFPNYAKDVMWEMGGRIKHSFDPQRSWRDFSVQTKDAIRNVAISAIGSMLSAGAGKKLAELMRNGNPTELPGESFKAGSSLLQQFGQSTTYDYVWEAFRDFTKSDTYDISPSLDRARDQKQLSLLFQAKQECGKLLVLMYEWRRLMPPHVQDIEHIALQSDLLERDLNAAQIKATHDALKSESVSTCQRSSAQLHLYAKLINTTEKAMKLINQRDALVAKRSPVP; encoded by the coding sequence ATGAGGATTCCAATCGCAGCAGGCCATGACTCAGTAAATCTCCAAGCGGCAGACGAGATAGAAGAAGTCAAGTCGTCGCCTTCCGCTTCACCAAGCTCTCTCCCGGTGACTGAACTTTTACCGGTTGCTCCTTCTCGCGTCCCCCAGGTTGGGGAAAGCTCCACAAGTAAGCGCTTACGCGACGAAATCGCCCCCGAGAACACAGGTGCTTCAGAAAATCGGGTGAGTGAAATAAGCATCGACATCTCCGAGCAGACCCTGGTGCAGGTCGCGCTCGATAACATTCCCTGGTCCTCTCGCGCCGCTGAAGATCAGCCCTATCATGAGAAACAGAGACAACTGGAGCAGGTCTTTGTTGACTGGGCGGCGCAACTCGTCAAAGCCCGCCAGCAAGCTTTCGGCCCAGCCTATGTCTTCGGTGTGGACATGCGCGCGCCGGTAAAGGAGGCTTTATTGCCTGCTCTTTATGACGGCGTTCGCCAGTTTATCTTTGCCGCTGCGCGAGGCCCGATCCGCAATGCTACCGTCACTATAGTTGGCCCGCGCAAAAATGAAGCTGGTCAAAATATTGGCGAGCTGAATAATGAGTTTAGTGCAACCATGGCGGGCGGCGCCGTAGGAGGCGTTAGCGCCTACTTGACGGAAGCCTGGCTATTGCAGGCAATGGATAGACGCGCCCATCTCTCAAATTTGGCCAAGCTGGAGCCAGTGGACATGCATCTGCTAGCGCCCGATCCTGGTCCGGTGCAATTGCGACTGGTCAATGGTACGAAGGAATATTGGTGTCCAGCCTCCGATCAATACGGCGGCCATGCGGAAATGGGCAAGGATGACACGGATCCCAGCCTGCCGCACGATACCGACCCGACACTGACGATGCTGAAAGACCAAGCCGCTGAACTAAGAGCGTCCTGGGTTCGATGGCAGGGCAATATTGAAGGGAAGGGTATGCTGTCCTGGTTCCGGCCCGGGCTCAGCGGCGCCTTCAATACCGCTCGGCGCACCCTTTCGACCGCGCAACTATTGAAGTCTCCGCTGCCGTTGTTCGGTACCTCGGTGCTGGCGACCAGCGCTGGGGGTGTTGCCAACTTTACGATTGGAATGAGCAAGGCCATGCCGTGGATGTCGCAAGTACAATCAGATAACTTGATCGGTGGAACGCAAACGCTCAATCTTTTCAAGCTGACAATCCCCCAGCCGAACAGGCCCGCAGTTTCCTGGCGAGATGCGGCTTCCTTTCCCAACTATGCAAAAGATGTCATGTGGGAAATGGGAGGGCGCATCAAACACTCTTTCGATCCACAGCGATCATGGCGAGATTTTTCGGTGCAGACCAAAGATGCCATTCGAAACGTCGCCATCAGTGCAATTGGAAGCATGCTATCTGCCGGTGCAGGAAAAAAATTGGCCGAACTCATGCGCAACGGGAATCCAACCGAACTCCCCGGAGAGTCTTTCAAAGCCGGATCAAGTCTTCTGCAGCAATTTGGTCAAAGTACCACCTACGACTATGTTTGGGAGGCATTCAGGGATTTCACCAAAAGCGACACCTATGACATTTCTCCAAGCTTGGATAGAGCGCGTGACCAAAAACAGCTGTCACTACTATTTCAGGCGAAGCAAGAGTGCGGAAAACTTTTGGTGTTGATGTATGAATGGCGCAGGCTCATGCCCCCACATGTTCAAGATATCGAACATATCGCACTTCAGAGCGATCTGTTGGAGAGGGATCTCAATGCTGCTCAGATCAAAGCTACTCACGACGCACTCAAAAGCGAATCTGTTTCGACCTGCCAAAGATCGTCAGCCCAACTTCACTTGTATGCAAAGCTGATCAATACGACAGAGAAGGCAATGAAGCTGATCAATCAACGCGATGCCTTGGTGGCAAAACGCAGCCCCGTCCCGTGA
- a CDS encoding VirK family protein: protein MKLPSAASLAVIGLCLIMPSAFAQTRPASPLSSQAEIERALDEGATVTLSLDLSRCRADGTTSRSGKAKGGLTIGAYLVMDGLLSFSDSHPTVGKNGEPLWQFLRYQVKADQTVTFTADMFQLPGYTRIGERISYQCNINEGIRFFRQ from the coding sequence ATGAAACTTCCGTCAGCCGCATCATTGGCCGTCATTGGGCTGTGCTTGATCATGCCATCGGCTTTCGCCCAGACGAGGCCTGCGTCTCCATTGTCTAGTCAGGCGGAGATCGAGCGGGCGCTCGACGAGGGTGCGACCGTGACGCTCTCCCTGGACCTGAGCCGCTGTCGTGCAGATGGAACCACGAGTCGTAGCGGAAAAGCCAAGGGTGGTTTGACTATCGGGGCCTATCTCGTCATGGATGGTTTGCTGAGCTTTTCGGATAGCCATCCGACTGTAGGAAAAAACGGGGAGCCACTGTGGCAGTTCCTGCGCTACCAAGTCAAGGCGGACCAGACCGTGACGTTCACCGCCGATATGTTCCAGTTGCCTGGTTATACCCGAATCGGTGAGCGCATCTCCTACCAGTGCAATATCAATGAAGGAATCCGGTTCTTCCGGCAGTAA
- a CDS encoding esterase-like activity of phytase family protein has product MVFSLAGCAVSDGHDTPSAPLVASLRLLGEQRIALNAPFMGTVIGGLSGIDYDRQSDTWVAESDDRSDVSPARFYSLKLRFDLHGFHALQVSAVTLLRQADGSLYPNAQEASVRGGDIPDLESIRIDPVDGSVWYSSEGNRPKNMSPFVRRADRDGRFLSQFPVGPLFKVHPDVSLGPRDNLSFEGLSFSRDGQTLWLGMEAPLYQDGEVPTLEHGALARITHYRRDGTMIAQYAYHLDAIAHAPGGRYADNGLSELLAVDEHHLLALERSGVQGSDGVFRFHIRLYEMDISQATDIANIPALAGQCCVRPASKRLILDFDTLPLPHIDNLEGMSWGPRLANGHESLVFVSDNNFSASQVTQLLAFEVIPR; this is encoded by the coding sequence ATGGTCTTCTCGTTGGCCGGCTGTGCCGTGAGCGATGGCCATGACACTCCATCGGCGCCTCTTGTTGCCAGCCTGCGCCTGCTTGGCGAGCAGCGCATTGCGCTTAATGCTCCTTTCATGGGGACGGTGATCGGTGGCTTGTCCGGCATCGACTATGATCGGCAATCGGACACCTGGGTCGCGGAAAGCGATGATCGTTCCGATGTCAGCCCGGCGCGCTTCTACTCCCTGAAATTGCGCTTTGACTTGCACGGATTTCACGCACTGCAGGTCAGTGCAGTGACGTTGCTGAGACAAGCGGATGGCAGCCTTTATCCGAATGCCCAAGAGGCGTCGGTTCGGGGCGGCGACATTCCAGACCTGGAATCGATAAGGATTGATCCGGTCGACGGCAGTGTCTGGTACAGCAGCGAAGGCAACCGTCCGAAAAACATGTCTCCCTTCGTCAGGCGAGCCGACCGGGACGGCAGATTCCTGTCGCAGTTTCCGGTAGGCCCCCTGTTCAAGGTGCACCCGGACGTGTCACTTGGACCGCGCGACAATCTTTCCTTCGAAGGTCTGTCCTTTTCTCGCGACGGCCAGACGCTATGGCTGGGGATGGAGGCACCGCTCTACCAGGATGGTGAAGTACCTACGCTCGAACACGGCGCATTGGCTCGTATCACGCACTATCGGCGTGACGGCACGATGATTGCGCAATATGCCTATCACCTGGACGCGATTGCACATGCACCAGGTGGCCGCTATGCCGACAACGGCCTGTCTGAACTGCTGGCAGTCGATGAGCATCATCTGCTGGCACTGGAGCGCTCAGGGGTGCAGGGTAGCGATGGCGTTTTTCGTTTTCATATCCGGCTCTACGAGATGGATATCAGCCAGGCAACTGATATAGCGAACATACCTGCACTGGCCGGCCAGTGCTGCGTCAGGCCAGCCAGCAAGCGGCTGATCCTCGACTTCGATACCTTGCCGCTGCCGCACATCGACAATCTGGAGGGCATGTCCTGGGGGCCGCGATTGGCCAATGGCCACGAGAGTCTAGTTTTCGTATCGGATAACAATTTCAGCGCCTCACAGGTCACGCAGCTATTGGCTTTCGAAGTCATTCCCCGATAG
- a CDS encoding nucleoside hydrolase — protein MRFVIIDCDPGIDDALALFLAAGSVELTLLAVTTTAGNRPAAITAGNARKLMDLAGRPNLAVHAGAERPLSGHPARCNLVHGEDGLGGVLPGRPGAIDNEPSALALVRHLREAPAGSIDLVAMGPLTNLALAELLVPGTLRRVRQLSVMGGALRVPGNITPAAEFNFYVDPLAADVVMRSGAAIHLYPLDVTHQALMSSAWLDKIGGLTNRCGQAAAAMLRAYAALDPLLHDVCPVAGLLRPTLFTDQACSIEVDWRPGFTEGYTLAHLEGQVTCDTTIRAATTVDNDRLLGLVFDKISGLP, from the coding sequence ATGAGATTTGTCATCATCGACTGCGATCCAGGTATCGACGATGCGCTGGCCTTGTTCCTGGCCGCCGGCAGCGTCGAACTGACGCTGTTGGCCGTCACCACTACGGCGGGCAACCGGCCGGCCGCCATCACTGCCGGCAATGCTCGCAAGCTGATGGATCTGGCCGGCCGTCCCAACCTTGCGGTTCATGCCGGCGCCGAGCGCCCCTTGAGTGGGCACCCTGCGCGCTGCAACCTGGTGCATGGTGAAGACGGGCTAGGAGGCGTGCTGCCGGGCAGGCCTGGTGCCATCGACAATGAACCCAGCGCACTGGCGCTGGTGCGCCATCTAAGGGAGGCGCCAGCAGGCAGTATCGATCTGGTGGCAATGGGCCCCCTGACCAATCTGGCGCTGGCCGAATTGTTGGTGCCGGGTACCTTGCGACGGGTGCGGCAGCTTTCCGTTATGGGCGGCGCCTTGCGGGTACCTGGCAACATCACGCCGGCTGCCGAATTCAATTTCTATGTCGATCCGCTCGCAGCAGACGTGGTCATGCGCAGCGGCGCTGCCATCCATTTGTATCCTCTGGATGTGACGCATCAGGCGCTCATGAGCTCGGCGTGGCTGGACAAGATAGGGGGGCTGACCAATCGCTGCGGACAAGCCGCTGCCGCCATGCTCAGAGCCTATGCCGCCCTGGATCCACTGCTGCACGATGTCTGTCCGGTAGCCGGTCTGTTGCGGCCCACGCTCTTTACCGATCAGGCGTGCAGTATTGAAGTCGACTGGCGCCCCGGCTTCACGGAGGGCTATACGCTGGCACACCTTGAGGGACAAGTGACTTGCGACACCACCATCCGGGCCGCTACCACCGTCGACAACGATCGCTTGCTCGGTCTGGTATTCGATAAAATATCCGGCCTCCCATAA
- a CDS encoding carbohydrate kinase family protein, with the protein MTSRPYDILTLGDPVADLMLRAALLPPPGGKTLGQWLGIMPGGTTANVACAASRLGMRCAQFGRVGDDPNARLLRDSLVEHGVATHWLSVQPQAASASAVAILAPSGEKSIIYMPMPAVAPDEEALKTAVSQSRLVYAMPYDLAELEMVSRLAHAAGTLVAIDLEAAVAPNATEMWRRASLADIVFFNEAGFCKATGTAPSPQVLTEALRLGPSEIIVTMGEGGAIGAARTSSARHAAFPVQVVDTTGAGDCFNAAYLSTRLKGQPLSLALRFACAAASCAVSALGARQGLPDQGSVAAILASSPYAGAAS; encoded by the coding sequence ATGACCTCGCGCCCGTACGACATACTGACGCTAGGCGACCCGGTGGCCGACCTCATGCTGCGCGCTGCGCTGCTGCCGCCACCAGGCGGAAAAACGCTAGGACAATGGCTGGGCATCATGCCCGGCGGGACTACGGCCAATGTTGCCTGCGCAGCGAGCCGGCTGGGAATGCGTTGCGCGCAATTCGGGCGCGTTGGCGATGATCCCAATGCGCGCCTGCTGCGAGACTCCCTGGTGGAGCATGGCGTAGCCACCCACTGGCTCAGTGTGCAGCCGCAGGCAGCTTCGGCGTCGGCTGTCGCGATCCTGGCCCCTTCCGGTGAGAAGTCCATCATCTACATGCCTATGCCGGCCGTGGCGCCGGATGAAGAAGCGTTGAAAACGGCCGTGAGCCAGTCGCGTCTGGTCTATGCCATGCCCTACGATCTTGCAGAGCTGGAGATGGTCAGTCGTCTGGCCCATGCCGCAGGCACACTCGTGGCCATCGATCTGGAAGCAGCCGTAGCGCCCAACGCTACCGAGATGTGGCGCCGAGCCTCGCTGGCAGACATCGTGTTTTTCAATGAGGCGGGTTTTTGCAAGGCGACCGGCACGGCCCCGTCTCCTCAGGTGCTGACTGAAGCACTTCGCCTGGGGCCCTCGGAAATTATCGTGACCATGGGGGAGGGCGGCGCCATCGGCGCGGCACGTACCAGTTCGGCCAGACATGCAGCCTTCCCCGTACAGGTGGTCGATACCACTGGCGCCGGCGACTGCTTCAACGCCGCCTACCTGAGCACGCGCCTGAAAGGCCAGCCCTTGTCGTTGGCGCTGCGTTTTGCATGTGCCGCCGCTAGTTGCGCAGTCAGCGCGCTCGGGGCACGCCAGGGCTTACCCGATCAGGGAAGCGTGGCTGCCATTCTGGCCTCGTCTCCTTACGCAGGAGCTGCTTCATGA
- a CDS encoding ADP-ribosylglycohydrolase family protein: MRDRIFASLALAGMGDALGAQTEQWSIDEIAERHGGLVTCFGTPPEDTFAGANAGKRAEITDDASQMYYLARALIAAGGQLDHDGWVACLLDWASTSPKAGFMGPSTALMVKALQEGSDANDVGIIGRSRRKMTTIGITNGAAMRVAPAGLIHPGDLPAACEQALVTCLPSHDTDVAISAACSISAATAQALVSKDLQQVLAAATHGGRLGERMASQHARSVAGPNYLARLEMALSIAAESRNDREFLVNMEKKVGNSVLAAESVPAALGVVHYAQGDPLRTIALCSSIGNDTDSIATMAGAIVGALRGTAALPDDLLVEFLEVNHHDFDLHQIADGLCLLAMGNMVRTRQGVASAREEP, from the coding sequence TTGAGGGATCGAATCTTCGCCTCGCTGGCCTTGGCCGGCATGGGAGACGCCCTCGGCGCCCAGACCGAACAATGGAGCATCGACGAGATCGCCGAGCGTCACGGCGGATTGGTTACCTGCTTCGGCACGCCCCCCGAGGACACCTTTGCCGGTGCCAATGCAGGCAAACGCGCGGAGATCACCGATGACGCCAGCCAAATGTACTACCTGGCACGAGCCCTGATCGCCGCTGGCGGCCAGCTCGACCATGATGGCTGGGTCGCCTGCCTGCTGGATTGGGCCAGCACCAGCCCCAAGGCCGGCTTCATGGGACCGAGTACCGCACTGATGGTCAAGGCCTTGCAAGAGGGGAGCGATGCGAATGATGTCGGCATCATTGGCCGCTCGCGCCGCAAGATGACTACCATCGGCATCACCAATGGCGCCGCCATGCGGGTGGCGCCCGCCGGGCTGATTCATCCTGGCGATCTGCCGGCCGCCTGCGAACAAGCGCTGGTCACCTGCCTGCCATCGCATGACACGGATGTGGCCATCTCCGCCGCCTGCTCGATCAGCGCAGCCACGGCACAGGCCTTGGTCAGCAAGGACTTGCAGCAGGTGCTGGCGGCGGCCACCCACGGCGGTCGCCTGGGTGAGCGAATGGCCAGCCAGCACGCGCGCTCCGTAGCTGGACCGAATTACCTGGCCAGACTGGAGATGGCCTTGAGCATCGCCGCAGAGTCGCGCAATGACCGGGAGTTTCTGGTGAACATGGAAAAGAAGGTCGGCAATTCCGTGCTGGCGGCCGAGTCCGTACCAGCGGCACTGGGGGTGGTGCATTACGCGCAAGGCGATCCGCTGCGGACCATCGCGCTGTGCTCCTCGATCGGGAATGATACGGATTCCATTGCTACCATGGCCGGTGCCATCGTGGGTGCCTTGCGTGGAACAGCTGCGTTGCCGGACGATCTCCTCGTTGAATTCTTGGAGGTCAACCATCACGACTTCGACCTTCACCAGATCGCTGATGGTCTTTGCCTGCTCGCCATGGGCAATATGGTGCGAACAAGGCAGGGCGTCGCGTCTGCACGGGAAGAACCATGA
- a CDS encoding ABC transporter permease, translated as MGHESWAWSMAAVALLPAVLRASTPILLTALGGLLSDLAGCINVGLEGLMLVAAFFAVMGSVLAAYCLPGLPPVWHAWLGALAGVLAAMLLALLLAVFHLEWGADLIVAGIALNVLAAGLTVFLLSTLVGDKGSTAGLDTPVLPALHLPGLQSWPQLDLLLNGEHGRGHHLLLWTALLAIPVLRLLLHHTRTGVWLCASGEHPQAAAEAGIPVKRMRYLALLLSGLLAGLGGVYLSMGYLSLFQADMTAGRGFLALAAVFVGARSLTGTVVASLLFGASAVLSTRLGAAGMAPQLLYMLPPAVTLLALVAAGTRKRGRTRRST; from the coding sequence ATGGGGCATGAATCCTGGGCCTGGAGCATGGCCGCCGTGGCATTGTTGCCGGCGGTGCTACGCGCCAGCACGCCCATTTTGCTAACAGCCCTGGGCGGGCTGCTATCGGACCTGGCGGGTTGCATCAACGTCGGTCTGGAAGGACTGATGCTGGTGGCGGCCTTCTTTGCCGTGATGGGCTCGGTCCTGGCCGCGTATTGCCTGCCTGGCCTGCCCCCGGTTTGGCACGCTTGGCTGGGGGCTCTGGCCGGGGTGCTGGCTGCCATGTTGCTGGCGCTGCTGCTGGCGGTGTTTCACCTGGAATGGGGCGCTGATCTGATCGTGGCCGGTATCGCCCTCAATGTGCTGGCCGCAGGCCTGACGGTGTTTCTGTTGTCGACCTTGGTCGGAGACAAGGGCTCCACCGCCGGTCTCGATACCCCGGTACTGCCGGCCCTGCATCTGCCCGGCCTGCAGTCGTGGCCACAGTTGGACCTGCTACTCAATGGCGAACACGGGCGCGGCCATCACCTGCTGCTGTGGACGGCCTTGCTCGCCATTCCCGTGCTGCGCCTGCTGCTGCATCACACCCGCACTGGCGTGTGGCTGTGTGCATCGGGCGAACATCCCCAGGCCGCTGCCGAAGCCGGAATTCCGGTCAAGCGAATGCGCTATCTGGCGCTACTGCTGTCGGGGCTGCTGGCCGGCCTGGGTGGGGTTTACCTGAGTATGGGCTACCTTAGCCTGTTCCAGGCCGATATGACCGCCGGACGAGGATTCCTCGCGCTGGCGGCGGTCTTCGTCGGCGCCCGCAGCCTCACTGGCACGGTGGTGGCGTCCTTGCTCTTCGGCGCCAGCGCCGTCCTTTCTACCCGGCTCGGTGCGGCGGGCATGGCGCCACAACTGCTGTACATGCTGCCTCCTGCGGTGACTCTGCTGGCGCTGGTCGCCGCGGGCACACGCAAGCGAGGCAGAACGCGCAGATCAACCTAG
- a CDS encoding ABC transporter permease, whose translation MNQPTALPLQQRLQWQQALARRLRLPVALAAGLSCGFLIMCAVSTEPLRAFLILLTGALPRLHWSAGEGWQLSRLVRFGAVIEDTITLSLLGLAVLIPFRAKQFSLGADGQLFLGALAATVVSLYLPGPWFVVLPLSLMAACVTGFLWGSLPGLLKTRFQANEIVSTLMLNIVAVQAYRWLVSGWLRDPSGGFIVTPFLPTSLQLPVLLVHTNVTVMLLALPLLVWGTWLLLMRTTLGYEIRVVGQAPAFALQAGLPVQRTVWLSMGLGGVLAALAGMHVSHGLLKRLPVDLPTGLGYEGLLVALLARCEPRAVPWAALMYAYLRTGALAMERSTDVSREVVLVIQALVILFLVAERIQPALAAAWLRWRARGGAGGRHGA comes from the coding sequence ATGAACCAACCGACCGCCTTGCCATTGCAGCAGCGTCTGCAATGGCAGCAAGCCTTGGCCCGGCGCCTGCGGCTGCCGGTGGCGCTGGCAGCCGGCCTGTCGTGTGGCTTCCTGATCATGTGCGCGGTGAGCACCGAGCCATTGCGTGCGTTCCTGATCCTGCTTACGGGAGCCTTGCCACGCTTGCATTGGAGTGCTGGCGAGGGCTGGCAACTGAGCCGCCTGGTACGTTTCGGCGCAGTGATCGAAGATACCATCACGCTCAGCCTGCTGGGTCTGGCCGTGCTCATTCCTTTTCGCGCCAAGCAATTTTCGCTGGGCGCCGATGGACAACTGTTCCTGGGGGCGCTGGCTGCTACCGTGGTAAGCCTGTATCTGCCTGGGCCGTGGTTCGTGGTCCTGCCGCTATCGCTGATGGCAGCCTGTGTCACCGGATTCCTATGGGGATCCTTACCTGGACTGCTCAAGACCCGCTTCCAAGCCAACGAGATCGTCAGCACCTTGATGCTCAATATCGTGGCGGTACAAGCCTATCGCTGGCTGGTCAGCGGCTGGCTGCGTGATCCGAGCGGCGGCTTCATCGTCACGCCTTTCCTACCCACATCGCTGCAGCTGCCGGTGCTGCTGGTCCATACCAACGTGACGGTGATGCTGCTGGCCTTGCCGTTACTGGTCTGGGGTACCTGGCTGCTGCTCATGCGCACCACGCTAGGTTACGAGATTCGGGTGGTCGGACAAGCGCCCGCGTTTGCCTTGCAAGCCGGCCTGCCGGTACAGCGCACAGTATGGCTGTCGATGGGATTGGGCGGTGTGCTGGCCGCACTGGCCGGAATGCATGTCAGCCATGGCTTGCTCAAGCGCCTGCCAGTCGACCTACCCACCGGGCTTGGTTATGAAGGGCTGCTGGTGGCGTTGCTGGCCCGCTGCGAGCCGCGCGCAGTGCCTTGGGCGGCGCTGATGTATGCATATCTGCGCACCGGGGCGCTGGCCATGGAGCGCAGTACGGACGTCTCGCGCGAAGTGGTGCTGGTAATTCAGGCACTGGTGATTCTATTCCTGGTGGCCGAGCGCATCCAGCCGGCCCTGGCAGCGGCCTGGCTGCGCTGGCGCGCACGCGGGGGGGCAGGAGGTCGACATGGGGCATGA